The segment AAATTTTACAGACATCTTAGAATTTAATTCAGCTTATTCCCAAGATAGAATGAAgcactttataaataaaattgcacACCACAATCAACAACATTTCTACACTCTACCTTCATTTACAGATGTGGTCTCCAAAGCAGGGGGTGTGCAAGGTGATCCATTGGGgtgcaggaagaaaataatagaacTTCTATTTATATGGAACTTCTATAGAGACTCCAGTAGAACTTAGTAACTTCTACGTCACTTCTACaggaaaatacttatttttctcttcttccttttaaattgtttttgcatATGCTTTAGAAAGTACACAGTATTATagtggtacatatatataatctaaAGGTATACATATATGTTGGGGTACATGCTCAAAAATTGTTTTTACTAATAGAAGTGTGTGTGATCAAAAGAGTTTGGAGACCACTGACTTACAGTAATAAAACTAAAGATATGGAAACTCATTTACCAAATAAGAATTATTCAATTTTCAGTACAATTATGAGTTATAATAAATACTAAATTTTAAAGTGAGTTCCAATAATCCACCCCTTTCACTTATTAATCATCTTTCCCTCTTCAAGTAAAGATAAATGTCACAGAACTACTTACTGTATAGTCTGATGACTGAGATCTAAGCCCCTTGGAAAGAGCAGGAGGCTTTCCTGTAGTTGCAGGAATCTGATTGAAGTTCAAAGCCATTATTTCTTCCAGTGACTTTAATGTTTCCTCTTCCTCATCACTGTCTAGGTTGTAACCTAAACTTTCTTCATCACTATCAAAATCAccccttagttttcttttcagtGCACTGCTACCTGCATTGGCATTTCCTGAACTCTCTCTTTCTGAAGGGGCTTTATCTGAAGGTGCTGCAGGGCTTGGGATACATGGCACAACTTCCAAAGCAGCAGGGGGAGACTTTGTAGGAGTGCCATATTCTGAGCGCAAAGGTCCCCCAGAAATTTTCCCTGAAGATACATTAGAATCGGCCTTATTAGTCTTTGCTTTGTGTTCCTTGTGTTTGGTGGATTCTGTAGAATGCGCAGAACATTCTTTAGATGAGGAACGCTCTTTATCTTTTTTAGAAACTGGAAGAGCACAATTTTTAGCATTTAATGGTACTAGAGAGGAACCAGCACTTGGAACATGGGAAAGTAAAGGTAGTTTTGTCTCCTTCTCCTTTGTCATGGAGTTAGcggttttatttttctgaaggtTGCTAGCTTTTTTAATTGCAGACTTTTCCTGAGATAAAGGTAAGTGGGGTTTCTGCATCTTAGTCTCCTTGGTAGCTGCCACTCGGATTTGGTCACTATTCCTGGTAGAATGGTGGCCAGAATTGCCAGAATTTGAAGGTGCCAAGCCTGCAGAAGAGCGATCAGTTTCATGTGGTTCCTTGGATATATCTTCTAAGCGCAACACATCACCAGGTGTCTTCAGTgcaatatgttttataaatttttctttctgatgtggTCCATCAGGACGCTTCTCAAGGAAGGACTCtcttgcttttggtatcatagcTTCTCTTGTGCTTTTCAGATCTGAGTCCacagagttcctttttcttttttcagggaATTTATTCTGCTTAGAGCCtgctaaaatttaatttttgttagaTTAGTGAAAAGTATACTTTCCAACTTTAGTAAAGTTTATTCAGTGAGTATCTAGAACACCctaatgaaatgtttaaaattctaAGTATTAAGGCTGAGATTAGTCACCATATATGGAATGCAGAAAAAGAGTTAATGTTATTTATCAAGTGAATACTGGTGTCCAAGAAATTTAAAGCTAATGACAAATGCTCATTTTAATTCCAAAGCTATGAAAAGTTTACCACCTTAACAGAATTAAAGATGCCACTCCCTAAAACAAACAACTGCATATTTGTACCAAGTTAAGGATTCCATAGGCACTTTTGGAAATTCTTTTAGACCTAGGACTACCTGGTTGCAGAAATGTAAGTAACACTTCTACATTTAAATGTATAGTACCTTAAAACACATATAGGATAAACACTTGAAGGCAGATAAATGttaatttctcatttaaaaaaaaaaatcacgctGTGTCCCAATGCAGTATGACTGGTGTACTTacaaaagggaaaatttggagacaaagacagacatgcacagagggaaTACAAGGTGAAAATACACAAGGAAAAGATGCTATgtgactggagtgatgcagctgtAAGTCAAGAAATGCCAAAGATTGCAAGCAagcaccagaagctagaagaggtaAGGAAGTATTCTCCCCTAGAGTTGCCAGAGACATCATGGCCCTACTGATACCCTGATTTCaaacttctagcttccagaactgtgaaacaataatttctgttgttttaagccacttggTTTTGGCACttcgttatggcagccctaggaaactaatataagcTATATTTATTATAGCCCCATCCAGAAGTCCTTTAATAACCACATACATTTGAAtgaaccagtttttaaaaattcatattgtgggctgagcgcggtgggttgcacctgtaatcccagcattttgggaggccgagtgggcagatcacttgaggtcaggagtttgagaccagcctggccaacatggtgaaaccctgtctctactgaaaatacaaaaattagccgggcatggtggtgcgtgcctgtactcccagctactcgggaggccaagacaggagaatcgcttgaacctgggaggtggaggttgcactgagccgagatggcgccactgcacgccagtctgtgcaacagagcaagactccgtttcaaaaaaaaaaaaaaaaaattcactttaacctggtgcagtggtgtgtgcctacatagtcccagctactcaggaggctgaggtgggaagataacttgagcccaggagttcaagaccagcctaggtaccAAAGCAAGACTTcacctcacaaaaacaaaacaaaaacaaaacattcacTATTTGTGCAATCAGTATTCCCCAAACCAGATTTCCCTAAAGCAGATTTTCTGCACATGGACAGATGTCTCCACTCCCCAAGAGTTTGCTTTAAAAACCtacaatggctgggcacagtggctcacgcctataataccacaactttgggaggccaaggtgggggttCGTGAGGTcaggtgaaaccttgcctctacaaaaagtacaaccCCCTCAATCCCTTCTCTACTTAGAAAATTTCTTATCTTTTGGCCATgtccagtggctcatgtctgtaatcccagcactttgggaggatcacttgagctcaggagtttgagaccagcctagacaacatggtgaaacagtctctacaaaaaatacaaaaattagccgggtgcggtggcatgtgcctgtagtcccacctacttggaggctcaggtgggaggactgcttgagccccatgaggctacagtgagctgcagTTGTGCCACTGTATTGtgccagtccagcctgggcaccagagtaagaccttgtgtcaaaatgaataaataaaataaaataaaccctcCAAAACCAAACTTGAGAGGCAATTATTATTTGGATAGCTTGATCAATATATAAtctgaaaaattcaatttataaaaatgaaattaactaattaataaacaaatgcccttatctctgttcttttacagatATCTCCCATTACCCGAGGAaatcattccatcccattcagtTTTCTGGGGTTAAATGTCTTACAAAAAGGACAGGGGTCACAGGATGAGAAATTAAATGActaaataaaagagaagatttgGGATACTGATTATCATACTTTAAAGTATGGGATTACAAAAAATGAGCTACAGAGCTGCCAGTTtgagttttattccatttttctagAGAAGTCAGATAATTTAAATATAGCTAGAAATGAGGAAAAATTCCTGCTTTGCTCAGGCATTATCCAGGGTTGATCCGGGAGGAGACAAACACTGTTTGTGGAAGATGTTTAGGATAAGTCAGCTTATTAAGGGGTTTCATCATCTAGAATTAGAGAAAAGTGAATTGGTACTGCAGGTAGGATCCCCTTTAGCAAGCTCTTCAGGTCAGGTGATTAATTGCAAAATGTTCATAATTCTTTCTGTATCCTTTGTCAGCCTGTAGagaatagttttatagtttttcaaatatttcaaatatactaatacataaaatattcatataagAGAGAGATTGagtttgtaaaaagaaaaaaaggaggctgggcatggtggctaacacccgtaatcccagcactttgggaggctgaggcaggaggattgcttgagcccaggagttcaatgctgCAAGTGAGCtataatctcaccactgcactccagcctaggagacagtgagactccatctcaagaaaaaggaaaaatccaaAGGTCATTAATAGGTGATTGGTTATTAATCAGTTATGAAATGTACTAGCAATGGATTAAATTTCCCCTCAGAATTCAGCCAAAAGACAGAGCTCTAGAAGACCAAAGGGCCAAATGCCTATTCTAACATTACTTCTGAAATCCCTCAACTTGTAATGTGATTAATGATTGCGTGATTACATACATTACCATGACAATTCAGTGTATTAACAAGATGAACAAGACATAtcatttggatttttatttttatttatttattttttttgagtctgagtcttgctctgtcacccaggctggagtgcagtggcaccatctcagctcactgcaacctctgccttccaggttcaagcaattttcctgccttggcctcctgagtagctgggattacaggcttgggcaccatgcccagctaatttttgtaattttagtagagacgaggttttaccatgttggccaggctggtctcaaactcctgacctcaggtgatccatctgccttggcctcccaaagtgctgggattacaggcatgaaccaccgcgcctggcttagatttttaataatttgGCTATCAGACACAATAAGCATTCTTCATGCTATCTAGATTGAAATATCCCCTTGTCCTTTGCATGTTGAAATTCTGTTGATGTTAGTCAATTGaagtataaatgtatatttattaagAGTATAATGCTACAATTATTAGTGATTATGAAATACATGCAAAAAtattagtaataaaaatgtaagtgAAGGCAACCAACATAAGTCAGCCtctgaaaatacatagaaagcatcTTTTCCAAGCAGTACTCAAAAACTTTGCTAGGTGGGATTATATAAATGAAACTACTTTAGCCATCATGAATGAAATTTGCAAATCCAGGAAATGAAAAGATTTTTTCAAATCTTaagtcagagaaaaaagaaaaggaataatgtGGTAGCCACACCACCAGCAGCAGCcccttatataaaataatattttgttcttCCATTAACTTTGGTGCAAAATGATCATGTATTTAGTATTAAAAATGTGCAATACAGTGAGTGCAGAAGCAATCTCCTGGCTAAGAAATTCCTGTTCTTCTACAATAATGTCAAAATTCACTAAAATTTGGTCATAAAATCAGcaacattataaaaattaaataaacaaaaaacacataaaactttAGATTTATTCCTGTATCCTAGAAGTTCCTTCTATAATGGTAAAATATGGTTTCAGCCTTGGCTGAAGATTGATTTTACTAGTTGAGAGTTCTTGGTCAAAATGCAATGCACCtcccaaatataaataaaatgaaggagTAGATGAAACCTGAAGGAAGAGTTAGAACTGTCTCTCTGTACTTTGGCTTTTCCATGTCTAAAAGTAAACCACCATATAAAGTTATGAAGTTCAAACGAATTAAAAGCACATAAAATGGCATAgcacacagtaagtactcaatGAAAGTCAGCTATTATTATCATGTCCAATGTATCTTACTGAATGTgggaatttgtttttcaaaatgtatagtcacatcaggaaaaaaatcagatacacTAGACTATTAACTGTTGTTAGTCGTGGAGACCTTTCATTTCTTGTTGCAAACTtctgcagtgtttgcttttttaatcttctattttctagtttttaaaaaagataaaatgtactGAATTAACAGatttgttattttatgtttttttcaatCAATAAATGCTAAAAGTACAAACTAATGTCATGTAGATATCCttgaaatttaatattaaaaagggATCCTTGGATTTGAAATATTAGAGAACACTGCTTTTTATCATGGTAACAGTTTCAACCTTATACAAAGCATCTTCAACATAATACCAACACCTCAGTCTACAATTCCATGATTATAAGATTATGTTTCCTGggggcccagtgcggtggctcatgcctgtaatcccagcactttgggaggccgaggtgggcagatcacgaggtcaggagatcgagaccatcctggctaacgtggtgaaaccccgtctctactaaaaatacaaaaaattagtcgggtgtggtggcaggtgcctgtagtcccagatatttgggaggctgaggcaggagaatggtgtgaacccgggaggcggagcttgcaatgagccgaatcgcaccactgcactccagcctgggcgacagagtgagactctgtctcaaaaaaaaaaaaaaaaagaatatgtttcctGATGTAGCCAAGGATGCAGAAGGAAACACTGAATACCAGTATGAGAAACATACTGTTATGAACTCctgaagaaggcagaaaagatTCAAGACAGATTACAAGTTATATGTactaggtcaggtgtggtggctcatacctgtaatcctagcactttgggaggccgaggcaggagaatcgcttgagctcaggagtttgagaccagcctgggcaacatggcgaaacctcgtctctacaaaaatacaagaaattaaccaggcatagtcgcccacatctgtagtcccagctactcaggaagctgaggtgggagaatcattcgaggccaggaggtcaaggcttgcagtgagtcatgatcatgccactgcatcccagcctgggtgacagagtaagaccctgtctcaaaaacaaacccaaattaTAAGTACTAGATTCAGggactatttttttaatatgattttatgAAACTCTTAATTAATATGAGACACTGAATTCATCCCCAAGAAGCGAACTGCATATTTaaacaaatttgttttaaaaagcagtgccattaaaatggaaatttattcAGAAAtccaaaaatttaattttgattctACCTGAAGTAGGTTCCCATGAATCAGAAGAGGATCTTTTTCTTGAGAGATGTCCATTTTCCTATGagcaaaatgagataaaattaatTAAGTGTTGGGGACAGTAAAGAATGTGAAGGCATTCTTCCTAACATTTAAACACAGATTTCTTGATTGAATAAGGCAAGCACCCACATTTGGAGGTAAAGCCTAAtgtctataataaaatatttaaagatcttAAGGTTTTTGTCATAAAAATTAAGGGCATTTGTAtcataaacatgtaaaaatatcataaaaatgaagTCAGTTTTCATAATGCTGATTTACGTTTATATCAATAATTCAAGAATATTATATTAGAACActgtatttttgagacaaggtcttgctctgtcacccaggctggagtgcaatggtgtgatcaagctcactgcaaccttgatctcctgggctcaagcgagcctcccacgTTAGACTCCTAAGTAACTAGGccaacaggcacatgccgccatgactggttatttatttatttatttttagtagagccaaggTCTCGATATGTGgctccggctggtctcaaactcctgagctcaagcaatccttccacctaggcctcccaaagtgcaggaagcaggaagatcgcttgaggccaggggttcaaggccagcctgggcagtatagggagacttatctctacaaaaaaatacaaaaattagtcaaataTGGTGGCAGGTACATAGAGTCTcgactacttgggaagctgaggtgagagcatcatttgagcccaggagtttgagactgcaatgAGACATGATCACGCCATAGCTCCAGcatgagcgacagagcaagactgtctacacataaataaataagactatacttgccttaaaaaaaaaagaatgcttactTTTCTGACTAAAAAAGATCTTTGCTCCTGGTCTGAAAAAACTAAGGATAAGAAACACTGCTTTACTAAGCTCGATGAAGGGCAACTTGAGGAAACCTAATGAAACCAGCTTCTACACAAAATGTGCATAAGTATTTCCTTTAGGAAAGACATCAATGTGATGTAAcaactcttaaatatttttaaatttagtactCTAAATATGATATAGCAGTAGCAATGCTAATTCAATAATTCTTAACACATACCACATTTGATAGATTATTCTTTCCAGGTATGATGTCACTCTGTTTCCTTTGTTCCTGCCttggtttatattttctttctatactAGAAGATTTTAAGGAAAGATTGCTTGCTTCTGAGAAAGAATTCTCAGAGTTGATTCTCTGCTCCATTTGCTCCTTTCTCAACCTCTTTAGTTCTCGTTCTCTGCAGTAAGAAGCTAGTGACAACTGGAATTTAGCTCCCAATGGGCTTTCTCCCGGGTGGTGCCTGGACAGGCTGCTCCTGCTGCTAAGACTTCTGGAGCTGTTCTTGAAGATGTCAGCTTCTGCCACTGTGGTCTGCTTTTTGGAGTCTGCATTGGTTTTGCCTCGATCTCTATCACTCTTCTCATTATTTTCATGAATGAATAGTGACTTCCTTCTCTCTGTGGATCGATGTTTTTTCTTTGGTGACTTCATCTCCTTTGGCAAGTGATATGAAGAAGGAACATAGATATTTGTTCCTTTGGCTAAATATTTGGAGGCCAGTGACACACAAGGCCGACGTGACTCATGTATACCATGATCTTCATGGTGCTCTTTAACACCTTTCATGAAAGCTTCTATAATAGGGCTCTTTTCTGGTGGCACCCTTTTGGGTTTAGATTTTTTTGGTGAGGATAGTTTCCTTTTAAACTGCTCTGTCCCAGTGATAGACAATCTACTTCCTTCATATTTGATGTTTGATTTTTGTGGTGAATCCAACATGTGTCTGTCTAGCCAATTAAAACACATACAAATTGCatgttactaaaatatttaatatttatctaaattattaatgtttaaaatacaaattaaactaATGTTACCACAAAAGTTTTCAAACCAACAACTTGGATAATGATACACACTTTATTGGGGGGTataggagaaattaagacatgaTTTATTTGTTAAAAGCCTTAGTTTCATAAAGCTCTCTTTTGGTACATCATATAACCTCCCTATGGCTCTATAAATTACTGTGTTAGAGAATCAAAATAGTATGTTTTATGAACATTAAATTTTtgactagaaaaatattttaaatgtaagaaaacaTAACAGCAAAAAGACTTTCTTCATCATATTTAGAACTTCAGTTTATCCTTGTAAAACAAAATGCtgcatcttcattttatttccaattttgaaCACTACGTTTACTAAAACAGTTTAGAGTAGGTTTTAAAGTTGAATCTGTCTCTCTCCTCACCCCCAACATAGCCCACAAAAAATGCATCAACAGTGTACATACCTTGTTTTGAAGCTGGTTTGAAGAAATCTATAATTGACTGCTTcctgaaaataaaagcataatatgGCATCATATAAGCAAATATTAAAACCTTCACAATTCAGATTAAATGGAGAAAAGttagatttataaaataaaggctGGATTTCACTATTTGGTTTAACTAATAAAGTTCTGATAATGGTAACAATGCTTTGCTAAactgttcattaaaaaaatagaaaatataacgTATCACTTCCTATAGgagttcatttataaaaatataactgaggtttatattatttatagtaCTTAAATAGGTAAGACTGGTGTGTAGACCCAAGGAATTAGTACAGAGTGCTTCTTAAGACTGAAACGTTCCCAGCTACATGGTAAAATGCAACATCTTGGGTATCAGCATATGAACCTACTTGTTCTCTGCAGACATTGATACAAAATAACTACTTAGTATCTAAGCACAGCTGcgttttaaaatttagaataaaaagctaaaaaaaaactcaatagatGTATGCCAAATTAATAATGGGGATTATAAAAATGGAGTAAAACTTGAACAGACTCTCATAACAAGAGTAGAACAGTAGATGGTAGAATGGCAATATAGGTGATTTGGCTGATCTAGGGAATCAGTTGAAGAGGAGTTTGCTGGacaaaggcagaaaagaaaaataccaaactTATGCTACCCTCTTTATACATTAAGATGCTAATCTAAGTAACAGCTGAAATTAGAATGAGTTGTCACAACTAGTTTCAAAGTCTTAATTTTTTATCAAAGAATCCTTAAGATAGTTACAAAAATAACACATTGCTTGGGAAAAAcacaaggagaaaaggaagaaagttaacaagaataacaaaagccaaattaatttttaaggatTTCTGTACCGTAAAGACTGGATTTCATTATCTGGTTTAACTAATCAAGTTCTGACATTGGCAATAATGCTAAAGTGAAATAGGAACCCATTACCAGAATTCGTATTCTGATTTGTTCACTGTACTTAAGAGTTGTCAGCTGCAAAAAAGGGGATGTTATGATATgctgaacaaaaaattaacttTCTGGTAAACTTTgctaaaatgtatcattttactgAAAGAGAATAAGCTATAGACTATTGATTTCCCTAAACATTCATCCACTATGAGGTTGGAATGCTCAGTGAAAATTCCAACAATTCAAGTTTCTTGAAGGTTAAGCTTCTTGTACACTTTACTGGTCACATTAGAAGAGCAATGCACATCTTTACTGGTTTACCAAGTCCATCACGCTTGTTTTGAGATGTTGGTATAAAAGCTAAGTGCTTATGAGATGAATATGAGTGACAGGCTATGGaagaatatatgtatttgtttacatAAATTATACTAGGCAAATTAACTCCACCAGAGTAGATGCTGGAGGTTCTGCAAAGGGGAGAAGGATGATACCTTGTTATTGATTGAGGAGAGATGGGAAGGGACCCAGAAGCAGCTAATTTGTTGCAAACAAGATAATTCTAAATGCATTTTACTAAATGTAACACTGTATCTCTTTCCTAAAATATTGGACCTCAGACTCCTTTTTGATTAATAcaccagaaagagaaaaaatggttttgggTAAAACATACAAGAAACCTGTAAAATAACCATGAATGTAACTTTCAAGAGGTAGGTTCTCTAAGTTCATATGCACACAAATGTCCACTGCTTATTTaactggctaaaaaaaaaaacacacacacacaattgtaaCAGTTTCACAAACCCTTATCTGAACCTTCTAGGGCCAAATGTGTTTTAGAATTCTGAATTTATCAGATTTTAGGAAGGGGATAACTTGGATGTATTATGGAAAGTCCCCAGTGGGGTCTCGTGCTGCAACCTGTAATCAAATCCACTGATATTTCTgcagaaaaacatgaatattCACACTTAATGGGATAAAGACCAAGCCTTACATTAGTTTCAGTCAGATCTGGCTGCCAAATAAGATGTGGTGCCAAACTTACTGAAAACGTTTGGTTTTCCTAGCTTTCTGGCTTTCAGagttaagataaaggattgtgggCCTGTACCACAGTATTAGAACATGAATATTGTTAAAACTTACTAcaatttaacttaaaataaaagacagTACCAAGTTCGTAGGGaatttaaacatgttttattgTCAGAGGATGTCATTAGATGAAACTCCCCATCTCATTACATAGCTCCCAcaaaatctttacaaaaaaattagcctcttGGAGAGGCGTGAAGTTACTGAAAGAGAAAACACGTCACATTCCAAATCTGCAAGTTCTTTTAAGTATGAATTAGCGTGCACGCTGGACTACAAAGTAATTGGTGGAAGGGATTCCCTCATCACAGGTTACATAATTTCACCCACAACATAGAAAAGGTTTATATTACTAAACCACTAGGATCAGTAGAACTGACAACGTACAGAAAACGATCTAAATATGCATTAAGCAGTTAGGGTCCCGGGTCAAACtcttgcaaaggaaaaaaatcacgtTCTTTCTACCTAAGGCGGGTTCTCCGTAGCTGTCCAGGCTGGTGGTCACTAGACCAAGAGCAGCTGCCCAACTACAGAGAAGCAAACTCCAACTCCCAGAAGCCCCTGCGCGGAGGCGGGGCGGGGGTTTGCCAGGCCCCGAAACTCCAACGCCTGAGCTCGCGGAGGACGGCGGGAACTGGAAGAGCGGCGGTCTGCAGCCCTCCCCT is part of the Symphalangus syndactylus isolate Jambi chromosome 2, NHGRI_mSymSyn1-v2.1_pri, whole genome shotgun sequence genome and harbors:
- the SLF2 gene encoding SMC5-SMC6 complex localization factor protein 2 isoform X2, translated to MTRRCMPARPGFPSSPAPGSSPPRCHLRPGSTAYAAAGKRTESPGDRKQSIIDFFKPASKQDRHMLDSPQKSNIKYEGSRLSITGTEQFKRKLSSPKKSKPKRVPPEKSPIIEAFMKGVKEHHEDHGIHESRRPCVSLASKYLAKGTNIYVPSSYHLPKEMKSPKKKHRSTERRKSLFIHENNEKSDRDRGKTNADSKKQTTVAEADIFKNSSRSLSSRSSLSRHHPGESPLGAKFQLSLASYCRERELKRLRKEQMEQRINSENSFSEASNLSLKSSSIERKYKPRQEQRKQSDIIPGKNNLSNVENGHLSRKRSSSDSWEPTSGSKQNKFPEKRKRNSVDSDLKSTREAMIPKARESFLEKRPDGPHQKEKFIKHIALKTPGDVLRLEDISKEPHETDRSSAGLAPSNSGNSGHHSTRNSDQIRVAATKETKMQKPHLPLSQEKSAIKKASNLQKNKTANSMTKEKETKLPLLSHVPSAGSSLVPLNAKNCALPVSKKDKERSSSKECSAHSTESTKHKEHKAKTNKADSNVSSGKISGGPLRSEYGTPTKSPPAALEVVPCIPSPAAPSDKAPSERESSGNANAGSSALKRKLRGDFDSDEESLGYNLDSDEEEETLKSLEEIMALNFNQIPATTGKPPALSKGLRSQSSDYTGLVHPGTYTNTLERLVKEMEDTERLDELQKQLQEDIRQGRGIKSPIRIGEEDSTDDEDGLLEEHKEFLKKFSVTIDAIPDHHPGEEIFNFLNSGKIFNQYTLDLRDSGFIGQSAVEKLILKSGKTDQIFLTTQGFLTSAYHYVQCPVPVLKWLFRMMSVHTDCIVSVQILSTLMEITIRNDTFSDSPVWPWIPSLSDVAAVFFNMGIDFRSLFPLENLQPDFNEDYLVSETQTTSRGKESEDSSYKPIFSTLPETNILNVVKFLGLCTSIHPEGYQDREIMLLILMLFKMSLEKQLKQIPLVDFQSLLINLMKNIRDWNTKVPELCLGISELSSHPHNLLWLVQLVPNWTSRGRQLRQCLSLVIISKLLDEKHEDIPNASNLQVSVLHRYLVQMKPSDLLKKMVLKKKAEQPDGIIDDSLHLELEKQAYYLTYILLHLVGEVSCSHSFSSGQRKHFVLLCGALEKHVKCDIREDARLFYRTKVKDLVARIHGKWQEIIQNCRPTQVSFCYTISFILNSFAEWHSSYCLK
- the SLF2 gene encoding SMC5-SMC6 complex localization factor protein 2 isoform X1; translation: MTRRCMPARPGFPSSPAPGSSPPRCHLRPGSTAYAAAGKRTESPGDRKQSIIDFFKPASKQDRHMLDSPQKSNIKYEGSRLSITGTEQFKRKLSSPKKSKPKRVPPEKSPIIEAFMKGVKEHHEDHGIHESRRPCVSLASKYLAKGTNIYVPSSYHLPKEMKSPKKKHRSTERRKSLFIHENNEKSDRDRGKTNADSKKQTTVAEADIFKNSSRSLSSRSSLSRHHPGESPLGAKFQLSLASYCRERELKRLRKEQMEQRINSENSFSEASNLSLKSSSIERKYKPRQEQRKQSDIIPGKNNLSNVENGHLSRKRSSSDSWEPTSAGSKQNKFPEKRKRNSVDSDLKSTREAMIPKARESFLEKRPDGPHQKEKFIKHIALKTPGDVLRLEDISKEPHETDRSSAGLAPSNSGNSGHHSTRNSDQIRVAATKETKMQKPHLPLSQEKSAIKKASNLQKNKTANSMTKEKETKLPLLSHVPSAGSSLVPLNAKNCALPVSKKDKERSSSKECSAHSTESTKHKEHKAKTNKADSNVSSGKISGGPLRSEYGTPTKSPPAALEVVPCIPSPAAPSDKAPSERESSGNANAGSSALKRKLRGDFDSDEESLGYNLDSDEEEETLKSLEEIMALNFNQIPATTGKPPALSKGLRSQSSDYTGLVHPGTYTNTLERLVKEMEDTERLDELQKQLQEDIRQGRGIKSPIRIGEEDSTDDEDGLLEEHKEFLKKFSVTIDAIPDHHPGEEIFNFLNSGKIFNQYTLDLRDSGFIGQSAVEKLILKSGKTDQIFLTTQGFLTSAYHYVQCPVPVLKWLFRMMSVHTDCIVSVQILSTLMEITIRNDTFSDSPVWPWIPSLSDVAAVFFNMGIDFRSLFPLENLQPDFNEDYLVSETQTTSRGKESEDSSYKPIFSTLPETNILNVVKFLGLCTSIHPEGYQDREIMLLILMLFKMSLEKQLKQIPLVDFQSLLINLMKNIRDWNTKVPELCLGISELSSHPHNLLWLVQLVPNWTSRGRQLRQCLSLVIISKLLDEKHEDIPNASNLQVSVLHRYLVQMKPSDLLKKMVLKKKAEQPDGIIDDSLHLELEKQAYYLTYILLHLVGEVSCSHSFSSGQRKHFVLLCGALEKHVKCDIREDARLFYRTKVKDLVARIHGKWQEIIQNCRPTQVSFCYTISFILNSFAEWHSSYCLK